The following proteins are co-located in the Heteronotia binoei isolate CCM8104 ecotype False Entrance Well chromosome 21, APGP_CSIRO_Hbin_v1, whole genome shotgun sequence genome:
- the POLD4 gene encoding DNA polymerase delta subunit 4 isoform X2, protein MDRKRLITDSFQVVKKKKRGSKEVKAQSPLCERVQTEALLQDAVQPDQVELLKQFDLSWEFGPCTGITRLQRWERAELLGLSPPTTVRELLLKYKGNPTVMHSLWQEYSL, encoded by the exons ATGGACAGAAAACGTCTCATCACAGACTCTTTCCAAgtggtaaagaagaagaaaagaggtaGTAAGGAAGTAAAGGCTCAGAGCCCTCTGTGTG AGAGAGTCCAGACAGAAGCCCTCCTACAAGACGCTGTGCAACCAGACCAAGTAGAGTTGTTGAAGCAGTTTGATCTCAGCTGGGAATTTGGACCCTGCACTG GAATCACCCGCTTGCAGCGCTGGGAGCGAGCAGAGTTGCTGGGGCTCAGCCCGCCCACCACAGTGCGAGAGCTGCTGCTAAAGTACAAGGGGAATCCCACCGTTATGCACAG
- the POLD4 gene encoding DNA polymerase delta subunit 4 isoform X1 → MDRKRLITDSFQVVKKKKRGSKEVKAQSPLCDAERVQTEALLQDAVQPDQVELLKQFDLSWEFGPCTGITRLQRWERAELLGLSPPTTVRELLLKYKGNPTVMHSLWQEYSL, encoded by the exons ATGGACAGAAAACGTCTCATCACAGACTCTTTCCAAgtggtaaagaagaagaaaagaggtaGTAAGGAAGTAAAGGCTCAGAGCCCTCTGTGTG ATGCAGAGAGAGTCCAGACAGAAGCCCTCCTACAAGACGCTGTGCAACCAGACCAAGTAGAGTTGTTGAAGCAGTTTGATCTCAGCTGGGAATTTGGACCCTGCACTG GAATCACCCGCTTGCAGCGCTGGGAGCGAGCAGAGTTGCTGGGGCTCAGCCCGCCCACCACAGTGCGAGAGCTGCTGCTAAAGTACAAGGGGAATCCCACCGTTATGCACAG